A genomic window from Solanum dulcamara chromosome 11, daSolDulc1.2, whole genome shotgun sequence includes:
- the LOC129873599 gene encoding F-box/kelch-repeat protein At3g23880-like codes for MMNARQISYISFLAKEILGDIFSRLPVKTLLQLKFVCKRWCTLISTPWFICAQLKRSSSDPDNHYILVQTARARNGLIRTRNPGCLIKLTEPCKSAYSVVGSINGLVCLTTTCFRICLWNPSINQFKILPMHSINLQKARKCYVSVGFGYEQNSDDYKVMMILNSQKGRSETIVEVYSTKLESWRDVKTNHRLNMTTCCCDAIIEGFNYWVIRNMNKPRNIVLASFDLRREIFSLIPVSEVLVTESQSFRAMNYHGSLALLAYSSHTEFKTCLEVWMIEGGRCGEEGVWQKKFTFGMGFEFSTHWGLTSGDIVVENAPNVPFLFNLRTKQLRIIGTNSIRSVFYYTESLVSIKGFKPVPNQSKKKRKASIP; via the coding sequence ATGATGAATGCAAGACAAATTTCCTATATTTCGTTTCTTGCCAAAGAGATTCTTGGGGATATTTTTTCAAGATTACCAGTTAAAACTCTGCTGCAATTAAAGTTCGTATGTAAACGCTGGTGCACTCTGATTTCGACCCCCTGGTTCATCTGTGCGCAGCTCAAGAGGTCTAGTTCGGACCCTGATAACCATTATATCCTTGTTCAGACTGCTAGGGCGCGAAATGGTTTGATCCGTACACGAAATCCAGGATGCTTGATAAAGCTTACTGAACCCTGTAAGTCTGCTTATTCTGTTGTAGGTTCAATCAATGGCTTGGTCTGTCTAACAACTACTTGTTTCCGGATTTGTCTATGGAACCCTTCGATAAATCAATTCAAGATTCTCCCTATGCACTCTATAAACCTTCAAAAGGCACGCAAATGTTATGTTAGCGTGGGTTTTGGGTATGAACAGAACTCTGATGATTACAAGGTCATGATGATTCTAAACTCTCAGAAAGGTAGGTCAGAGACTATAGTTGAGGTTTACTCAACCAAATTGGAATCTTGGAGAGATGTGAAGACTAATCATCGCTTAAACATGACTACCTGCTGCTGTGATGCAATTATTGAAGGGTTTAATTACTGGGTTATCAGAAACATGAACAAACCCCGTAATATTGTTCTTGCCTCGTTTGATTTGAGGAGAGAGATATTCAGCTTAATTCCAGTATCGGAAGTTTTGGTAACTGAATCTCAAAGTTTTAGGGCCATGAACTATCATGGGTCACTTGCGTTGCTTGCGTACTCGTCACACACTGAATTCAAGACATGTCTTGAGGTTTGGATGATTGAAGGTGGTAGATGTGGAGAGGAGGGTGTATGGCAAAAGAAGTTCACCTTTGGCATGGGCTTTGAGTTTTCTACGCATTGGGGTCTTACTAGTGGAGATATAGTAGTTGAAAATGCTCCAAACGTGCCGTTCTTGTTCAACCTGAGAACAAAACAATTGAGGATAATAGGAACAAATTCTATTCGTTCAGTTTTCTACTATACTGAGAGCCTTGTATCAATTAAGGGTTTCAAGCCTGTCCCCAATCAatcaaagaagaaaaggaaggCTTCAATTCCATAG